The following proteins are encoded in a genomic region of Neovison vison isolate M4711 chromosome 12, ASM_NN_V1, whole genome shotgun sequence:
- the ITGA7 gene encoding integrin alpha-7 isoform X1, producing the protein MAGTPGRDPRGGPGICYLLGSLMAGLLAPGAVAFNLDVMGALRKEGEPGSLFGFSVALHRQLQPRPQSWLLVGAPQALALPGQQANRTGGLFACPLSLEETDCYRVDIDRGADVQKESKENQWLGVSVRSQGPGGKIVTCAHRYEARQRVDQILETRDVIGRCFVLSQDLAIRDELDGGEWKFCEGRPQGHEQFGFCQQGTAAAFSPDSHYLLFGAPGTYNWKGTARVELCAQGSADLAHLDDGPYEAGGEKEQDPRLIPVPANSYFGFSIDSGKGLMRAEELSFVAGAPRANHKGAVIILRKDSASRLVPEVMLSGERLTSGFGYSLAVTDLNNDGWADLVVGAPYFFERQEELGGAVYVYLNQGGHWAGVSPLRLCGSPDSMFGISLAVLGDINQDGFADIAVGAPFDGDGKVFIYHGSSLGVVVKPSQVLEGEAVGVKSFGYSLSGGLDVDGNHYPDLLVGSLADMAVLFRARPVLHVSHEVFIAPRAIDLEQPNCAAGHSVCVDLRVCFSYIASPSSYSPIVALDYVLDGDTDRRLRGQVPRVTFLSRGPDDPKHQASGTVWLKHQHDRVCGDTMFQLQENVKDKLRAIVVTLSYSLQTPRLRRQAPGQGLPPVAPILNAHQPSTQRAEIHFLKQGCGEDKICQSNLQLVHARFCARVSDTEFQPLPMDADGTTALFALSGQPVIGLELMVTNLPSDPAQPQADGDDAHEAQLLVTLPASLHYSGVRALDPAEKPLCLSNENASHVECELGNPMKRGAQVTFYLILSTSGITIETTELEVELLLATISEQELHPISVRALVFIELPLSITGVAIPQQLFFSGVVRGESAMKSERDIGSKVKYEVTVSNQGQSLNTLGSAFLNIMWPHEIANGKWLLYPMRVELEGGQGPGQKGLCSPRPNILHLNVDSRDRRRRELEQPEQEEPPEPPEPSTSWWPVSSSEKKKNITLDCARGTASCVVFSCPLYSFDRAAVLHVWGRLWNSTFLEEYSAVKSLEVIVRANITVKSSIKNLLLRDASTVIPVMVYLDPVAVVAEGVPWWVILLAVLAGLLVLALLVLLMWKMGFFKRARYPEATVPQYHAVKIPREDRQQFKEEKTGTILRNNWGSPRREGPDAHPILAADGHPEPGSDGHPVSGTA; encoded by the exons ATGGCCGGGACTCCGGGCCGCGATCCTCGGGGCGGCCCCGGGATTTGTTACCTTCTTGGCTCCCTGATGGCCGGACTGCTCGCCCCGGGGGCTGTCGCCTTCAATCTGGATGTGATGGGCGCCCTGCGCAAGGAAGGCGAGCCGGGTAGCCTCTTCGGCTTCTCTGTGGCTCTGCACCGGCAATTGCAGCCTCGACCCCAGAGCTG GCTACTGGTGGGCGCTCCACAGGCGCTGGCTCTGCCTGGGCAGCAGGCGAATCGCACTGGAGGTCTCTTCGCTTGCCCCCTGAGCCTGGAAGAGACTGACTGCTACAGAGTGGACATTGACCGAGGAG CTGATGTGCAGAAGGAGAGCAAGGAGAACCAGTGGTTGGGAGTCAGTGTTCGGAGCCAGGGACCTGGGGGCAAGATTGTG ACCTGCGCGCACCGATATGAGGCTCGGCAGCGGGTGGACCAGATCCTGGAGACCCGGGATGTGATTGGTCGTTGCTTTGTGCTAAGCCAAGACCTGGCCATCCGCGATGAGCTGGATGGTGGGGAATGGAAGTTCTGTGAGGGGCGCCCCCAGGGCCACGAGCAGTTTGGGTTCTGCCAGCAGGGCACAGCTGCTGCCTTCTCCCCCGACAGCCACTACCTCCTCTTTGGGGCCCCGGGAACCTATAACTGGAAGG GCACTGCCAGGGTGGAGCTCTGTGCACAGGGCTCAGCGGACCTGGCGCACCTGGACGACGGGCCCTACGAGGCGGGGGGTGAGAAGGAGCAGGACCCCCGTCTCATCCCGGTCCCTGCCAACAGCTACTTTG GTTTCTCCATTGACTCGGGGAAGGGTCTGATGCGTGCAGAGGAGCTGAGCTTTGTAGCAGGGGCCCCCCGTGCCAACCACAAGGGTGCTGTGATCATTCTGCGCAAAGACAGTGCCAGCCGCCTGGTGCCCGAAGTTATGCTGTCTGGGGAACGCCTGACCTCTGGCTTCGGCTACTCGCTGGCTGTGACTGATCTCAACAATGATGG CTGGGCAGACTTGGTAGTGGGCGCCCCCTACTTCTTTGAACGCCAAGAGGAGCTGGGGGGTGCCGTGTATGTGTACCTGAACCAGGGGGGTCACTGGGCTGGGGTCTCCCCTCTCCGGCTCTGTGGCTCTCCTGACTCCATGTTCGGGATCAGTCTGGCTGTCTTGGGGGACATCAACCAAGATGGCTTTGCAG ATATTGCCGTGGGGGCTCCCTTTGATGGGGATGGGAAAGTCTTTATCTACCACGGGAGCAGCCTGGGGGTTGTTGTCAAACCTTCCCAG GTGCTGGAGGGTGAGGCTGTGGGTGTCAAGAGCTTCGGCTACTCCCTTTCGGGGGGCCTGGATGTGGATGGGAACCATTACCCAGACCTACTGGTCGGCTCCCTGGCTGACATGGCTGTGCTCTTTAG GGCCAGACCTGTCCTTCATGTGTCCCACGAGGTCTTCATTGCTCCCCGAGCCATCGACCTCGAGCAGCCTAACTGTGCTGCTGGCCACTCGGTCTG TGTGGACTTGAGGGTCTGTTTCAGCTACATTGCCAGCCCCAGCAGCTACAGCCCTATTGTGG CCCTGGATTATGTGTTAGATGGAGACACAGACCGGAGGCTCCGGGGCCAGGTCCCCCGTGTGACCTTCCTGAGCCGTGGCCCAGATGACCCCAAGCACCAGGCCTCAGGCACTGTGTGGCTGAAGCATCAGCATGACCGAGTCTGTGGAGACACCATGTTCCAGCTACAG GAGAATGTCAAAGACAAGCTTCGGGCCATTGTGGTGACGCTGTCCTACAGTCTACAGACCCCACGACTTCGGCGACAGGCTCCTGGGCAGGGGCTCCCCCCTGTGGCCCCCATCCTCAATGCTCACCAGCCCAGCACCCAGCGGGCAGAG ATCCACTTCTTGAAGCAAGGTTGTGGCGAAGACAAGATCTGCCAGAGCAACCTGCAGCTGGTCCATGCCCGCTTCTGTGCCCGCGTCAGTGACACGGAATTCCAGCCTCTGCCCAT GGATGCAGATGGGACAACAGCCCTGTTTGCCCTGAGCGGGCAGCCGGTCATTGGCCTGGAGCTGATGGTCACCAACCTGCCCTCGGatccagcccagccccaggctgatGGGGATGATGCTCATGAAGCCCAGCTCCTGGtcaccctccctgcctctctgcactACTCTGGAGTCCGAGCCCTGGACCCTGCG GAGAAGCCACTCTGCCTGTCCAATGAGAATGCCTCCCATGTCGAGTGTGAGCTGGGGAACCCCATGAAGAGAGGTGCCCAG GTCACCTTTTACCTGATTCTTAGTACCTCAGGGATCACTATCGAGACCACAGAGCTGGAAGTGGAGCTGCTGTTGGCCAC GATCAGCGAACAGGAGCTTCATCCCATCTCTGTCCGAGCGCTCGTCTTCATTGAGCTGCCGCTGTCCATCACTGG GGTGGCCATTCCCCAGCAGCTCTTCTTCTCTGGTGTGGTGCGGGGTGAGAGTGCCATGAAGTCCGAGCGGGATATAGGCAGCAAGGTCAAGTATGAGGTCACG GTCTCCAACCAAGGCCAGTCGCTGAACACCCTGGGCTCTGCCTTCCTCAACATCATGTGGCCCCATGAGATAGCCAACGGGAAGTGGCTGCTGTACCCCATGCGGGTGGAGCTGGAGGGCGGGCAGGGGCCCGGGCAGAAGGGGCTCTGCTCCCCGAGACCCAACATCCTCCACCTG AATGTGGACAGCAGGGATAGGAGGAGGCGGGAACTGGAGCAGCCTGAGCAGGAGGAGCCTCCCGAGCCGCCGGAGCCCAGCACATCCTGGTGGCCGGTGTCCTCctctgagaagaagaaaaacatcacCTTG GACTGTGCCCGGGGCACTGCCAGCTGTGTGGTGTTCAGCTGCCCTCTCTACAGCTTTGACCGCGCCGCTGTGCTGCATGTCTGGGGCCGCCTCTGGAATAGCACCTTTTTGGAG GAGTACTCAGCTGTGAAGTCCCTGGAAGTCATTGTCCGAGCCAACATCACTGTGAAGTCTTCTATCAAGAACTTGCTGCTCAGAGATGCCTCCACAGTG ATTCCCGTGATGGTTTACCTGGACCCTGTGGCTGTGGTGGCAGAAGGAGTCCCCTGGTGGGTCATCCTCCTGGCCGTCCTGGCCGGGTTGCTGGTGCTGGCGCTGTTGGTGCTGCTCATGTGGAAG ATGGGATTCTTCAAGCGGGCACGGTACCCCGAGGCCACCGTGCCGCAGTACCACGCGGTGAAG
- the ITGA7 gene encoding integrin alpha-7 isoform X2, protein MAGTPGRDPRGGPGICYLLGSLMAGLLAPGAVAFNLDVMGALRKEGEPGSLFGFSVALHRQLQPRPQSWLLVGAPQALALPGQQANRTGGLFACPLSLEETDCYRVDIDRGADVQKESKENQWLGVSVRSQGPGGKIVTCAHRYEARQRVDQILETRDVIGRCFVLSQDLAIRDELDGGEWKFCEGRPQGHEQFGFCQQGTAAAFSPDSHYLLFGAPGTYNWKGLLFVTNIDSSDPDQLVYKTLDPADRLPGPAGDLALNSYLGFSIDSGKGLMRAEELSFVAGAPRANHKGAVIILRKDSASRLVPEVMLSGERLTSGFGYSLAVTDLNNDGWADLVVGAPYFFERQEELGGAVYVYLNQGGHWAGVSPLRLCGSPDSMFGISLAVLGDINQDGFADIAVGAPFDGDGKVFIYHGSSLGVVVKPSQVLEGEAVGVKSFGYSLSGGLDVDGNHYPDLLVGSLADMAVLFRARPVLHVSHEVFIAPRAIDLEQPNCAAGHSVCVDLRVCFSYIASPSSYSPIVALDYVLDGDTDRRLRGQVPRVTFLSRGPDDPKHQASGTVWLKHQHDRVCGDTMFQLQENVKDKLRAIVVTLSYSLQTPRLRRQAPGQGLPPVAPILNAHQPSTQRAEIHFLKQGCGEDKICQSNLQLVHARFCARVSDTEFQPLPMDADGTTALFALSGQPVIGLELMVTNLPSDPAQPQADGDDAHEAQLLVTLPASLHYSGVRALDPAEKPLCLSNENASHVECELGNPMKRGAQVTFYLILSTSGITIETTELEVELLLATISEQELHPISVRALVFIELPLSITGVAIPQQLFFSGVVRGESAMKSERDIGSKVKYEVTVSNQGQSLNTLGSAFLNIMWPHEIANGKWLLYPMRVELEGGQGPGQKGLCSPRPNILHLNVDSRDRRRRELEQPEQEEPPEPPEPSTSWWPVSSSEKKKNITLDCARGTASCVVFSCPLYSFDRAAVLHVWGRLWNSTFLEEYSAVKSLEVIVRANITVKSSIKNLLLRDASTVIPVMVYLDPVAVVAEGVPWWVILLAVLAGLLVLALLVLLMWKMGFFKRARYPEATVPQYHAVKIPREDRQQFKEEKTGTILRNNWGSPRREGPDAHPILAADGHPEPGSDGHPVSGTA, encoded by the exons ATGGCCGGGACTCCGGGCCGCGATCCTCGGGGCGGCCCCGGGATTTGTTACCTTCTTGGCTCCCTGATGGCCGGACTGCTCGCCCCGGGGGCTGTCGCCTTCAATCTGGATGTGATGGGCGCCCTGCGCAAGGAAGGCGAGCCGGGTAGCCTCTTCGGCTTCTCTGTGGCTCTGCACCGGCAATTGCAGCCTCGACCCCAGAGCTG GCTACTGGTGGGCGCTCCACAGGCGCTGGCTCTGCCTGGGCAGCAGGCGAATCGCACTGGAGGTCTCTTCGCTTGCCCCCTGAGCCTGGAAGAGACTGACTGCTACAGAGTGGACATTGACCGAGGAG CTGATGTGCAGAAGGAGAGCAAGGAGAACCAGTGGTTGGGAGTCAGTGTTCGGAGCCAGGGACCTGGGGGCAAGATTGTG ACCTGCGCGCACCGATATGAGGCTCGGCAGCGGGTGGACCAGATCCTGGAGACCCGGGATGTGATTGGTCGTTGCTTTGTGCTAAGCCAAGACCTGGCCATCCGCGATGAGCTGGATGGTGGGGAATGGAAGTTCTGTGAGGGGCGCCCCCAGGGCCACGAGCAGTTTGGGTTCTGCCAGCAGGGCACAGCTGCTGCCTTCTCCCCCGACAGCCACTACCTCCTCTTTGGGGCCCCGGGAACCTATAACTGGAAGG GGTTGCTCTTTGTGACCAACATTGATAGCTCAGACCCTGACCAGCTGGTGTATAAAACTTTGGACCCTGCTGACCGGCTCCCAGGACCAGCCGGAGACTTGGCCCTGAATAGCTACTTAG GTTTCTCCATTGACTCGGGGAAGGGTCTGATGCGTGCAGAGGAGCTGAGCTTTGTAGCAGGGGCCCCCCGTGCCAACCACAAGGGTGCTGTGATCATTCTGCGCAAAGACAGTGCCAGCCGCCTGGTGCCCGAAGTTATGCTGTCTGGGGAACGCCTGACCTCTGGCTTCGGCTACTCGCTGGCTGTGACTGATCTCAACAATGATGG CTGGGCAGACTTGGTAGTGGGCGCCCCCTACTTCTTTGAACGCCAAGAGGAGCTGGGGGGTGCCGTGTATGTGTACCTGAACCAGGGGGGTCACTGGGCTGGGGTCTCCCCTCTCCGGCTCTGTGGCTCTCCTGACTCCATGTTCGGGATCAGTCTGGCTGTCTTGGGGGACATCAACCAAGATGGCTTTGCAG ATATTGCCGTGGGGGCTCCCTTTGATGGGGATGGGAAAGTCTTTATCTACCACGGGAGCAGCCTGGGGGTTGTTGTCAAACCTTCCCAG GTGCTGGAGGGTGAGGCTGTGGGTGTCAAGAGCTTCGGCTACTCCCTTTCGGGGGGCCTGGATGTGGATGGGAACCATTACCCAGACCTACTGGTCGGCTCCCTGGCTGACATGGCTGTGCTCTTTAG GGCCAGACCTGTCCTTCATGTGTCCCACGAGGTCTTCATTGCTCCCCGAGCCATCGACCTCGAGCAGCCTAACTGTGCTGCTGGCCACTCGGTCTG TGTGGACTTGAGGGTCTGTTTCAGCTACATTGCCAGCCCCAGCAGCTACAGCCCTATTGTGG CCCTGGATTATGTGTTAGATGGAGACACAGACCGGAGGCTCCGGGGCCAGGTCCCCCGTGTGACCTTCCTGAGCCGTGGCCCAGATGACCCCAAGCACCAGGCCTCAGGCACTGTGTGGCTGAAGCATCAGCATGACCGAGTCTGTGGAGACACCATGTTCCAGCTACAG GAGAATGTCAAAGACAAGCTTCGGGCCATTGTGGTGACGCTGTCCTACAGTCTACAGACCCCACGACTTCGGCGACAGGCTCCTGGGCAGGGGCTCCCCCCTGTGGCCCCCATCCTCAATGCTCACCAGCCCAGCACCCAGCGGGCAGAG ATCCACTTCTTGAAGCAAGGTTGTGGCGAAGACAAGATCTGCCAGAGCAACCTGCAGCTGGTCCATGCCCGCTTCTGTGCCCGCGTCAGTGACACGGAATTCCAGCCTCTGCCCAT GGATGCAGATGGGACAACAGCCCTGTTTGCCCTGAGCGGGCAGCCGGTCATTGGCCTGGAGCTGATGGTCACCAACCTGCCCTCGGatccagcccagccccaggctgatGGGGATGATGCTCATGAAGCCCAGCTCCTGGtcaccctccctgcctctctgcactACTCTGGAGTCCGAGCCCTGGACCCTGCG GAGAAGCCACTCTGCCTGTCCAATGAGAATGCCTCCCATGTCGAGTGTGAGCTGGGGAACCCCATGAAGAGAGGTGCCCAG GTCACCTTTTACCTGATTCTTAGTACCTCAGGGATCACTATCGAGACCACAGAGCTGGAAGTGGAGCTGCTGTTGGCCAC GATCAGCGAACAGGAGCTTCATCCCATCTCTGTCCGAGCGCTCGTCTTCATTGAGCTGCCGCTGTCCATCACTGG GGTGGCCATTCCCCAGCAGCTCTTCTTCTCTGGTGTGGTGCGGGGTGAGAGTGCCATGAAGTCCGAGCGGGATATAGGCAGCAAGGTCAAGTATGAGGTCACG GTCTCCAACCAAGGCCAGTCGCTGAACACCCTGGGCTCTGCCTTCCTCAACATCATGTGGCCCCATGAGATAGCCAACGGGAAGTGGCTGCTGTACCCCATGCGGGTGGAGCTGGAGGGCGGGCAGGGGCCCGGGCAGAAGGGGCTCTGCTCCCCGAGACCCAACATCCTCCACCTG AATGTGGACAGCAGGGATAGGAGGAGGCGGGAACTGGAGCAGCCTGAGCAGGAGGAGCCTCCCGAGCCGCCGGAGCCCAGCACATCCTGGTGGCCGGTGTCCTCctctgagaagaagaaaaacatcacCTTG GACTGTGCCCGGGGCACTGCCAGCTGTGTGGTGTTCAGCTGCCCTCTCTACAGCTTTGACCGCGCCGCTGTGCTGCATGTCTGGGGCCGCCTCTGGAATAGCACCTTTTTGGAG GAGTACTCAGCTGTGAAGTCCCTGGAAGTCATTGTCCGAGCCAACATCACTGTGAAGTCTTCTATCAAGAACTTGCTGCTCAGAGATGCCTCCACAGTG ATTCCCGTGATGGTTTACCTGGACCCTGTGGCTGTGGTGGCAGAAGGAGTCCCCTGGTGGGTCATCCTCCTGGCCGTCCTGGCCGGGTTGCTGGTGCTGGCGCTGTTGGTGCTGCTCATGTGGAAG ATGGGATTCTTCAAGCGGGCACGGTACCCCGAGGCCACCGTGCCGCAGTACCACGCGGTGAAG
- the ITGA7 gene encoding integrin alpha-7 isoform X4, whose product MAGTPGRDPRGGPGICYLLGSLMAGLLAPGAVAFNLDVMGALRKEGEPGSLFGFSVALHRQLQPRPQSWLLVGAPQALALPGQQANRTGGLFACPLSLEETDCYRVDIDRGADVQKESKENQWLGVSVRSQGPGGKIVTCAHRYEARQRVDQILETRDVIGRCFVLSQDLAIRDELDGGEWKFCEGRPQGHEQFGFCQQGTAAAFSPDSHYLLFGAPGTYNWKGTARVELCAQGSADLAHLDDGPYEAGGEKEQDPRLIPVPANSYFGLLFVTNIDSSDPDQLVYKTLDPADRLPGPAGDLALNSYLGFSIDSGKGLMRAEELSFVAGAPRANHKGAVIILRKDSASRLVPEVMLSGERLTSGFGYSLAVTDLNNDGWADLVVGAPYFFERQEELGGAVYVYLNQGGHWAGVSPLRLCGSPDSMFGISLAVLGDINQDGFADIAVGAPFDGDGKVFIYHGSSLGVVVKPSQVLEGEAVGVKSFGYSLSGGLDVDGNHYPDLLVGSLADMAVLFRARPVLHVSHEVFIAPRAIDLEQPNCAAGHSVCVDLRVCFSYIASPSSYSPIVALDYVLDGDTDRRLRGQVPRVTFLSRGPDDPKHQASGTVWLKHQHDRVCGDTMFQLQENVKDKLRAIVVTLSYSLQTPRLRRQAPGQGLPPVAPILNAHQPSTQRAEIHFLKQGCGEDKICQSNLQLVHARFCARVSDTEFQPLPMDADGTTALFALSGQPVIGLELMVTNLPSDPAQPQADGDDAHEAQLLVTLPASLHYSGVRALDPAEKPLCLSNENASHVECELGNPMKRGAQVTFYLILSTSGITIETTELEVELLLATISEQELHPISVRALVFIELPLSITGVAIPQQLFFSGVVRGESAMKSERDIGSKVKYEVTVSNQGQSLNTLGSAFLNIMWPHEIANGKWLLYPMRVELEGGQGPGQKGLCSPRPNILHLNVDSRDRRRRELEQPEQEEPPEPPEPSTSWWPVSSSEKKKNITLDCARGTASCVVFSCPLYSFDRAAVLHVWGRLWNSTFLEEYSAVKSLEVIVRANITVKSSIKNLLLRDASTVIPVMVYLDPVAVVAEGVPWWVILLAVLAGLLVLALLVLLMWKMGFFKRARYPEATVPQYHAVKIPREDRQQFKEEKTGTILRNNWGSPRREGPDAHPILAADGHPEPGSDGHPVSGTA is encoded by the exons ATGGCCGGGACTCCGGGCCGCGATCCTCGGGGCGGCCCCGGGATTTGTTACCTTCTTGGCTCCCTGATGGCCGGACTGCTCGCCCCGGGGGCTGTCGCCTTCAATCTGGATGTGATGGGCGCCCTGCGCAAGGAAGGCGAGCCGGGTAGCCTCTTCGGCTTCTCTGTGGCTCTGCACCGGCAATTGCAGCCTCGACCCCAGAGCTG GCTACTGGTGGGCGCTCCACAGGCGCTGGCTCTGCCTGGGCAGCAGGCGAATCGCACTGGAGGTCTCTTCGCTTGCCCCCTGAGCCTGGAAGAGACTGACTGCTACAGAGTGGACATTGACCGAGGAG CTGATGTGCAGAAGGAGAGCAAGGAGAACCAGTGGTTGGGAGTCAGTGTTCGGAGCCAGGGACCTGGGGGCAAGATTGTG ACCTGCGCGCACCGATATGAGGCTCGGCAGCGGGTGGACCAGATCCTGGAGACCCGGGATGTGATTGGTCGTTGCTTTGTGCTAAGCCAAGACCTGGCCATCCGCGATGAGCTGGATGGTGGGGAATGGAAGTTCTGTGAGGGGCGCCCCCAGGGCCACGAGCAGTTTGGGTTCTGCCAGCAGGGCACAGCTGCTGCCTTCTCCCCCGACAGCCACTACCTCCTCTTTGGGGCCCCGGGAACCTATAACTGGAAGG GCACTGCCAGGGTGGAGCTCTGTGCACAGGGCTCAGCGGACCTGGCGCACCTGGACGACGGGCCCTACGAGGCGGGGGGTGAGAAGGAGCAGGACCCCCGTCTCATCCCGGTCCCTGCCAACAGCTACTTTG GGTTGCTCTTTGTGACCAACATTGATAGCTCAGACCCTGACCAGCTGGTGTATAAAACTTTGGACCCTGCTGACCGGCTCCCAGGACCAGCCGGAGACTTGGCCCTGAATAGCTACTTAG GTTTCTCCATTGACTCGGGGAAGGGTCTGATGCGTGCAGAGGAGCTGAGCTTTGTAGCAGGGGCCCCCCGTGCCAACCACAAGGGTGCTGTGATCATTCTGCGCAAAGACAGTGCCAGCCGCCTGGTGCCCGAAGTTATGCTGTCTGGGGAACGCCTGACCTCTGGCTTCGGCTACTCGCTGGCTGTGACTGATCTCAACAATGATGG CTGGGCAGACTTGGTAGTGGGCGCCCCCTACTTCTTTGAACGCCAAGAGGAGCTGGGGGGTGCCGTGTATGTGTACCTGAACCAGGGGGGTCACTGGGCTGGGGTCTCCCCTCTCCGGCTCTGTGGCTCTCCTGACTCCATGTTCGGGATCAGTCTGGCTGTCTTGGGGGACATCAACCAAGATGGCTTTGCAG ATATTGCCGTGGGGGCTCCCTTTGATGGGGATGGGAAAGTCTTTATCTACCACGGGAGCAGCCTGGGGGTTGTTGTCAAACCTTCCCAG GTGCTGGAGGGTGAGGCTGTGGGTGTCAAGAGCTTCGGCTACTCCCTTTCGGGGGGCCTGGATGTGGATGGGAACCATTACCCAGACCTACTGGTCGGCTCCCTGGCTGACATGGCTGTGCTCTTTAG GGCCAGACCTGTCCTTCATGTGTCCCACGAGGTCTTCATTGCTCCCCGAGCCATCGACCTCGAGCAGCCTAACTGTGCTGCTGGCCACTCGGTCTG TGTGGACTTGAGGGTCTGTTTCAGCTACATTGCCAGCCCCAGCAGCTACAGCCCTATTGTGG CCCTGGATTATGTGTTAGATGGAGACACAGACCGGAGGCTCCGGGGCCAGGTCCCCCGTGTGACCTTCCTGAGCCGTGGCCCAGATGACCCCAAGCACCAGGCCTCAGGCACTGTGTGGCTGAAGCATCAGCATGACCGAGTCTGTGGAGACACCATGTTCCAGCTACAG GAGAATGTCAAAGACAAGCTTCGGGCCATTGTGGTGACGCTGTCCTACAGTCTACAGACCCCACGACTTCGGCGACAGGCTCCTGGGCAGGGGCTCCCCCCTGTGGCCCCCATCCTCAATGCTCACCAGCCCAGCACCCAGCGGGCAGAG ATCCACTTCTTGAAGCAAGGTTGTGGCGAAGACAAGATCTGCCAGAGCAACCTGCAGCTGGTCCATGCCCGCTTCTGTGCCCGCGTCAGTGACACGGAATTCCAGCCTCTGCCCAT GGATGCAGATGGGACAACAGCCCTGTTTGCCCTGAGCGGGCAGCCGGTCATTGGCCTGGAGCTGATGGTCACCAACCTGCCCTCGGatccagcccagccccaggctgatGGGGATGATGCTCATGAAGCCCAGCTCCTGGtcaccctccctgcctctctgcactACTCTGGAGTCCGAGCCCTGGACCCTGCG GAGAAGCCACTCTGCCTGTCCAATGAGAATGCCTCCCATGTCGAGTGTGAGCTGGGGAACCCCATGAAGAGAGGTGCCCAG GTCACCTTTTACCTGATTCTTAGTACCTCAGGGATCACTATCGAGACCACAGAGCTGGAAGTGGAGCTGCTGTTGGCCAC GATCAGCGAACAGGAGCTTCATCCCATCTCTGTCCGAGCGCTCGTCTTCATTGAGCTGCCGCTGTCCATCACTGG GGTGGCCATTCCCCAGCAGCTCTTCTTCTCTGGTGTGGTGCGGGGTGAGAGTGCCATGAAGTCCGAGCGGGATATAGGCAGCAAGGTCAAGTATGAGGTCACG GTCTCCAACCAAGGCCAGTCGCTGAACACCCTGGGCTCTGCCTTCCTCAACATCATGTGGCCCCATGAGATAGCCAACGGGAAGTGGCTGCTGTACCCCATGCGGGTGGAGCTGGAGGGCGGGCAGGGGCCCGGGCAGAAGGGGCTCTGCTCCCCGAGACCCAACATCCTCCACCTG AATGTGGACAGCAGGGATAGGAGGAGGCGGGAACTGGAGCAGCCTGAGCAGGAGGAGCCTCCCGAGCCGCCGGAGCCCAGCACATCCTGGTGGCCGGTGTCCTCctctgagaagaagaaaaacatcacCTTG GACTGTGCCCGGGGCACTGCCAGCTGTGTGGTGTTCAGCTGCCCTCTCTACAGCTTTGACCGCGCCGCTGTGCTGCATGTCTGGGGCCGCCTCTGGAATAGCACCTTTTTGGAG GAGTACTCAGCTGTGAAGTCCCTGGAAGTCATTGTCCGAGCCAACATCACTGTGAAGTCTTCTATCAAGAACTTGCTGCTCAGAGATGCCTCCACAGTG ATTCCCGTGATGGTTTACCTGGACCCTGTGGCTGTGGTGGCAGAAGGAGTCCCCTGGTGGGTCATCCTCCTGGCCGTCCTGGCCGGGTTGCTGGTGCTGGCGCTGTTGGTGCTGCTCATGTGGAAG ATGGGATTCTTCAAGCGGGCACGGTACCCCGAGGCCACCGTGCCGCAGTACCACGCGGTGAAG